One window from the genome of Jiangella alba encodes:
- a CDS encoding PPK2 family polyphosphate kinase, which yields MTQPTWSSLLRLPSGPVDLSALDPRATPGFDGRKADGQAALQELGPVISDLQERLFAAGRSGGVERLLLVLQGMDTSGKGGTMRHAVGLMDPQGVSIRAFKAPTPDERRRGFLWRIRQALPDAGQVGVFDRSHYEDVLAARVRKLARPAVVESRYDAINDFEGELAASGCVVVKVMLHISAGEQRDRLAERLENPAKYWKYNPGDIDDRKLWPDFQQAYELALERCNTGAAPWHVVPADRKWYRNLAVTQLLIEHLQALDLGWPPADFDVEAEKARLAAS from the coding sequence ATGACTCAGCCGACGTGGTCGTCGCTCCTTCGTCTCCCGTCCGGGCCGGTCGACCTCTCGGCGCTCGACCCCCGCGCCACGCCGGGCTTCGACGGCAGGAAGGCCGACGGCCAGGCGGCGCTGCAAGAGCTCGGCCCGGTCATCTCCGACCTGCAGGAACGGCTGTTCGCGGCCGGCCGCAGCGGCGGCGTGGAGCGGCTGCTGCTGGTCCTGCAGGGCATGGACACCTCCGGCAAGGGCGGCACCATGCGCCACGCCGTCGGGCTGATGGACCCGCAGGGCGTCAGCATCCGGGCGTTCAAGGCGCCGACGCCCGACGAGCGGCGCCGCGGCTTCCTCTGGCGCATCCGCCAGGCGCTGCCCGACGCCGGCCAGGTCGGCGTGTTCGATCGCAGCCACTACGAGGACGTGCTGGCCGCGCGGGTGCGCAAGCTGGCCCGCCCGGCCGTCGTCGAGTCGCGCTACGACGCCATCAACGACTTCGAGGGCGAGCTGGCCGCGTCCGGCTGCGTCGTCGTCAAGGTCATGCTGCACATCTCCGCCGGCGAGCAGCGCGACCGGCTGGCCGAGCGGCTGGAGAACCCGGCGAAGTACTGGAAGTACAACCCCGGCGACATCGACGACCGCAAGCTCTGGCCCGACTTCCAGCAGGCCTACGAACTCGCGCTCGAGCGCTGCAACACCGGCGCCGCGCCCTGGCACGTCGTCCCGGCCGACCGCAAGTGGTACCGCAACCTGGCGGTCACGCAGTTGCTCATCGAGCACCTGCAGGCGCTGGATCTGGGCTGGCCACCGGCCGATTTCGACGTCGAGGCCGAGAAGGCGCGGCTCGCGGCGTCCTGA
- a CDS encoding DUF6220 domain-containing protein, whose protein sequence is MRKVFLGFAVLVLAAVVVQFYLAAVGAFDTAPNDEAFDAHAILGTVILLLAVLATIMAAVAKVGGRLIGMTAGIAGLVLLQSLIRVLADALNDSGDTSSTAGTLVFGLHALNGLAILGLSARVLAEARRPAATQQPPVAA, encoded by the coding sequence ATGCGGAAGGTCTTCCTCGGCTTCGCGGTGCTGGTGCTCGCGGCGGTCGTGGTGCAGTTCTATCTGGCGGCGGTCGGCGCGTTCGACACCGCGCCCAACGACGAGGCGTTCGACGCCCACGCCATCCTCGGCACGGTGATCCTGCTGCTCGCGGTGCTGGCTACGATCATGGCGGCGGTGGCCAAGGTCGGCGGGCGGCTGATCGGCATGACCGCCGGGATCGCCGGCCTGGTGCTGCTGCAGAGCCTCATCCGGGTGCTCGCGGACGCGCTGAACGACTCCGGCGACACGTCGTCGACCGCCGGCACGCTGGTGTTCGGGCTGCACGCCCTGAACGGGCTGGCGATCCTGGGTCTGAGCGCCCGCGTGCTCGCCGAGGCGCGCCGCCCGGCGGCCACCCAGCAGCCGCCCGTCGCGGCGTGA
- a CDS encoding ATP-dependent DNA ligase, with the protein MRLPVLPPVPPMLAKPVKGIPDGDLSFEPKWDGFRSIIFRDGDDVEIGSRNEKPMTRYFPELVEAVKAEFPPRAVVDGEIVLVGESGDRLDFEMLQQRIHPAASRVKMLSETVPAKFVAFDLLALGDDDYTQRPFRERRAALVEAFAAAKAPIHVTTATTDKALAEQWFHQFEGAGLDGVIAKPQDGVYEPDKRVMFKIKHERTADCVVAGYRVHKSGPDRIGSLLLGLYGDDGVLASVGVIGAFPMKRREELFQELQPLVTSFDDHPWSWAKQEEGTRTPRNAEYSRWSNGKDLSFVPLRPERVVEVRYDHMEGVRFRHTAQFVRWRPDREPESCTYAQLEEPVKFDLADVLG; encoded by the coding sequence ATGCGACTCCCGGTCCTGCCGCCCGTGCCGCCGATGCTGGCCAAGCCCGTCAAGGGCATCCCCGACGGCGATCTCAGCTTCGAGCCCAAGTGGGACGGCTTCCGGTCCATCATCTTCCGCGACGGCGACGACGTCGAGATCGGCAGCCGCAACGAGAAGCCGATGACCAGGTACTTCCCCGAGCTGGTCGAAGCGGTGAAGGCCGAGTTCCCGCCGCGCGCCGTCGTCGACGGCGAGATCGTGCTGGTCGGCGAGTCCGGCGACCGCCTCGACTTCGAGATGCTGCAGCAGCGCATCCACCCCGCCGCCAGCCGCGTCAAGATGCTCTCCGAGACCGTGCCGGCCAAGTTCGTCGCGTTCGACCTCCTCGCCCTCGGCGACGACGACTACACCCAGCGGCCGTTCCGCGAGCGCCGCGCCGCCCTCGTCGAGGCGTTCGCCGCCGCGAAGGCGCCCATCCACGTCACCACCGCCACCACCGACAAGGCGCTGGCCGAGCAGTGGTTCCACCAGTTCGAAGGGGCCGGCCTCGACGGCGTCATCGCCAAGCCGCAGGACGGCGTCTACGAGCCCGACAAGCGGGTGATGTTCAAGATCAAGCACGAGCGCACCGCCGACTGCGTCGTCGCCGGCTACCGCGTGCACAAGAGCGGGCCCGACCGCATCGGCTCGCTGCTGCTCGGCCTCTACGGCGACGACGGCGTGCTGGCCAGCGTCGGCGTCATCGGGGCGTTCCCCATGAAGCGGCGCGAAGAGCTGTTCCAGGAGCTGCAGCCGCTGGTCACGTCGTTCGACGACCACCCGTGGTCGTGGGCGAAGCAGGAAGAGGGCACCCGCACCCCGCGCAACGCCGAGTACAGCCGGTGGAGCAACGGCAAGGACCTCTCGTTCGTCCCACTGCGCCCCGAGCGCGTCGTCGAGGTCCGCTACGACCACATGGAGGGCGTGCGGTTCCGGCACACCGCGCAGTTCGTCCGCTGGCGGCCCGACCGCGAACCCGAGTCGTGCACGTACGCGCAACTGGAGGAACCGGTCAAGTTCGACCTCGCGGACGTGCTGGGCTGA
- the zapE gene encoding cell division protein ZapE, translated as MPDRLADRRPDVPADRLVTDMVPPPRFRHVGFDGYRADPAVPSQAEAVAAARAFAAALGDGGRRRGWFRRAAAPEGGGLYLDGGFGVGKTHLLASLWHAAPVPPERKLFCTFVELTNLAGALGFAATVEALSAHRLVCVDEFELDDPGDTVLVSTLLGRLSERGVRVAATSNTLPGQLGEGRFAAADFLREIQALAARFAVVRVDGDDYRHRGLPSAPEPVPDDLVAASATGEGVTLDDFDALAGHLATVHPSRYGPLLDGVRRVHLRGVRTVDDQSAALRLVVLADRLYDRDLPVVAGGVPLDRLFTPELLAGGYRKKYFRAVSRLTVLGRDGAATLTSHRPPWR; from the coding sequence ATGCCGGACCGTCTCGCCGACCGTCGTCCGGACGTGCCGGCGGATCGGCTCGTCACGGACATGGTGCCACCGCCGCGGTTCCGTCACGTCGGATTCGACGGCTACCGCGCCGACCCCGCCGTCCCCAGCCAGGCCGAGGCGGTCGCGGCGGCGCGGGCCTTCGCCGCGGCCCTGGGCGACGGCGGACGGCGCCGCGGGTGGTTCCGCCGCGCCGCCGCGCCCGAGGGCGGCGGGCTGTACCTCGACGGCGGCTTCGGCGTCGGCAAGACGCACCTGCTGGCGTCGCTGTGGCACGCGGCGCCGGTGCCGCCGGAGCGCAAGCTGTTCTGCACGTTCGTCGAGCTGACCAACCTCGCCGGCGCGCTCGGCTTCGCCGCGACCGTCGAGGCGCTGTCCGCGCACCGGCTGGTCTGCGTCGACGAGTTCGAGCTGGACGATCCCGGCGACACCGTGCTGGTGTCGACGCTGCTCGGCCGGCTGTCCGAGCGCGGCGTCCGGGTGGCCGCGACCAGCAACACGCTGCCCGGCCAGCTCGGCGAGGGCCGGTTCGCGGCGGCCGACTTCCTGCGCGAGATCCAGGCGCTGGCCGCCCGGTTCGCCGTCGTGCGGGTCGACGGCGACGACTACCGCCACCGCGGGCTGCCGTCGGCGCCCGAGCCGGTGCCCGACGACCTGGTCGCCGCCAGCGCGACGGGGGAGGGCGTCACCCTCGACGACTTCGACGCGCTGGCCGGGCACCTGGCCACCGTCCACCCGTCCAGGTACGGACCACTGCTCGACGGCGTGCGGCGGGTGCATCTGCGCGGCGTGCGCACCGTCGACGACCAGTCGGCGGCGCTGCGGCTGGTGGTGCTGGCCGACCGGCTCTACGACCGTGACCTGCCCGTCGTCGCCGGCGGCGTGCCGCTGGACCGCCTGTTCACGCCGGAGCTGCTGGCCGGCGGCTACCGGAAGAAGTACTTCCGCGCGGTGTCCCGGCTGACGGTGCTGGGCCGCGACGGCGCCGCCACGCTCACGTCGCACCGGCCGCCCTGGCGGTGA
- a CDS encoding dihydrofolate reductase family protein, with translation MQQLYPPGGAADLDAAYAYPPLSGGVTWLRANMVTSLDGAAQGPDGRSATVSSPPDRVVLALLRRLADVVLAGAGTVRAEHYGPVDRPIAVASRTLDLDPSAPLFAAAEHRTIVLTCASAPPDRLAALREVADVVVAGEASLDVPAAVRALAERGLTRILCEGGPHLLAAIVAAGALDELCYTLTPSMVGGRSHRLLEAPSSLHSDWSLGHLIEDDGTLLMRWVARRS, from the coding sequence GTGCAGCAGCTCTATCCGCCCGGCGGCGCCGCCGACCTCGACGCCGCGTACGCCTACCCGCCGCTGTCCGGCGGCGTCACCTGGCTGCGGGCGAACATGGTGACCAGCCTCGACGGCGCCGCGCAGGGCCCCGACGGACGGTCGGCGACGGTGTCCAGCCCGCCCGACCGCGTCGTGCTGGCGCTGCTGCGGCGGCTGGCCGACGTCGTCCTGGCCGGAGCCGGCACCGTCCGCGCGGAGCACTACGGCCCGGTCGACCGGCCCATCGCGGTCGCCAGCCGCACCCTCGACCTCGACCCGTCGGCGCCGCTGTTCGCCGCGGCCGAGCACCGGACCATCGTGCTGACCTGCGCGTCCGCGCCGCCCGACCGGCTCGCGGCGCTCCGCGAGGTCGCCGACGTCGTCGTCGCGGGCGAGGCGTCGCTGGACGTCCCCGCCGCCGTGCGGGCGCTGGCCGAGCGCGGCCTCACCCGCATCCTGTGCGAGGGCGGGCCGCACCTGCTGGCCGCCATCGTCGCGGCCGGCGCGCTGGACGAGCTCTGCTACACGCTGACGCCGTCGATGGTCGGCGGGCGGTCGCACCGCCTGCTCGAGGCGCCGTCGTCGCTGCACAGCGACTGGTCGCTCGGGCACCTCATCGAGGACGACGGCACTCTGCTGATGCGCTGGGTGGCGCGCCGGTCCTGA
- a CDS encoding DJ-1/PfpI family protein yields MPKVLILTGDAAEDLEFFYPYQRLLEEGYEVDVAAPSVKKLQFVVHDFVDGFDTYTEKPGHSWPADVAFADVDPSAYVAVVVPGGRAPEYIRNDPDAQRIVKHFMDGGLPTAALCHGPLLLAAAQTLSGRRSSAYPALAVDVETAGGTFVDGAGVVDGNLVTGRAWPDHPQWFGAFMEQLRKAAPV; encoded by the coding sequence ATGCCCAAGGTGCTCATCCTGACCGGTGACGCGGCCGAGGATCTGGAGTTCTTCTACCCCTACCAGCGGCTGCTCGAAGAGGGCTACGAGGTCGACGTCGCGGCGCCGTCGGTGAAGAAGCTGCAGTTCGTCGTGCACGACTTCGTCGACGGGTTCGACACGTACACCGAGAAGCCCGGCCACAGCTGGCCCGCCGACGTCGCGTTCGCCGACGTCGATCCGTCCGCCTACGTCGCCGTGGTCGTCCCCGGCGGGCGGGCGCCCGAGTACATCCGCAACGACCCCGACGCCCAGCGCATCGTCAAGCACTTCATGGACGGCGGCCTGCCGACGGCGGCCCTGTGCCACGGCCCGCTGCTGCTGGCGGCCGCTCAGACCCTGTCCGGACGGCGCTCGTCGGCCTACCCGGCCCTCGCCGTCGACGTCGAGACCGCCGGCGGCACCTTCGTCGACGGCGCCGGCGTGGTCGACGGCAACCTCGTCACCGGCCGTGCGTGGCCGGACCACCCGCAGTGGTTCGGTGCGTTCATGGAGCAGCTGCGCAAGGCCGCGCCGGTCTGA
- a CDS encoding HelD family protein: protein MTIRSGWTERLRKGNDIDAEKHDAAIRPAAGHDDAVDEEQPYITHLYDRLDELKKRLTARLATLYREHGGTHASVWDREAFVARDVERLERLGSVDRGLCFGRLDFRDGQTSYIGRMGLTDDDYDQLLVDWRAPAAEPFYRATAADPGELVRRRHIQTRLRRVLAVDDEVFDLAAMPSGGQGTLRGEAALLAALTEHRTGRMSDIVATIQAEQDRIIRSPLGGVLVVQGGPGTGKTVAALHRAAYLLYTHRDRLGSSGVLVVGPNRTFLHYIDQVLPSLGETGVVLATVGELVPGVEAGGDDPADVAVVKGDPRMATVVAVAVRDRQRLLPGPVELKVDRVELTLAPSAVRAARTRARRARKPHNVARRVFVRELLHHLADEQARVLGESLDDDDLAEIRADLAAEPAVAAVIDELWPALTPERLLGELFASPSLLASAGADLTAAERALLAREPDLPWTTSDVPLLDEAAELLGELDDPDEAARLARQREEAEIQYARELLDELELEIPVDPSLVAQRYRGAETRRSVAERAGLDRTWAFGHVIVDEAQELSPMAWRMVMRRAPGRSMTVVGDIAQTGAAAGARSWADVLEPHVPGRWRQETLSVNYRTPSEVMDLAARVLHTIDPALEPPASVRSTGEQPRTVPVWSSLDLVESLVTEVSAELAAVGSGRLAVLAPAALLDDVHGGLAAALPVPVSRASTADALDAPVAVLTAGQAKGLEFDTVVVVEPAELLAESVRGATDLYVAVTRPTQRLVLLHAEPLPPMLA from the coding sequence TTGACGATTCGGTCCGGTTGGACCGAACGGCTTCGGAAAGGGAACGACATCGACGCCGAGAAGCACGACGCGGCCATCCGGCCGGCGGCCGGTCACGACGACGCCGTCGACGAGGAACAGCCGTACATCACCCACCTGTACGACCGGCTCGACGAGCTGAAGAAGCGGCTCACGGCGCGGCTGGCCACGCTGTACCGCGAGCACGGCGGCACGCACGCGTCGGTGTGGGACCGCGAGGCGTTCGTCGCCCGCGACGTCGAGCGGCTGGAGCGGCTGGGGTCGGTCGACCGCGGGCTGTGCTTCGGCCGGCTCGACTTCCGCGACGGGCAGACGAGCTACATCGGCCGCATGGGGCTGACCGACGACGACTACGACCAGCTGCTGGTCGACTGGCGGGCGCCCGCGGCCGAGCCGTTCTACCGGGCCACGGCCGCCGACCCGGGCGAGCTGGTCCGGCGGCGGCACATCCAGACCAGGCTGCGCCGGGTGCTCGCCGTCGACGACGAGGTGTTCGACCTCGCGGCGATGCCGTCCGGCGGCCAGGGCACGCTGCGCGGTGAGGCGGCGCTGCTGGCAGCGCTGACGGAGCACCGCACCGGCCGCATGTCCGACATCGTCGCGACCATCCAGGCCGAGCAGGACCGCATCATCCGGTCGCCGCTGGGCGGCGTGCTGGTCGTGCAGGGCGGGCCGGGCACCGGCAAGACGGTCGCGGCGCTGCACCGCGCGGCGTACCTGCTCTACACCCACCGCGACCGCCTGGGCTCCAGCGGCGTGCTGGTGGTCGGGCCGAACCGCACGTTCCTGCACTACATCGACCAGGTCCTTCCGTCGCTGGGTGAGACCGGCGTCGTGCTGGCGACGGTCGGCGAGCTGGTGCCCGGCGTCGAGGCCGGCGGCGACGACCCCGCCGACGTCGCCGTCGTCAAGGGCGACCCCCGCATGGCCACCGTCGTCGCCGTCGCCGTCCGCGACCGGCAGCGGCTGCTGCCCGGGCCGGTCGAGCTGAAGGTCGACCGCGTCGAGCTGACACTGGCGCCGTCGGCGGTCCGGGCGGCCCGCACCCGCGCCCGCCGCGCCCGCAAGCCGCACAACGTCGCCCGCCGGGTGTTCGTCCGCGAACTGCTGCACCACCTCGCCGACGAGCAGGCCCGGGTGCTGGGCGAGTCGCTGGACGACGACGACCTCGCCGAGATCCGCGCCGACCTCGCCGCCGAGCCCGCCGTCGCCGCCGTCATCGACGAGCTGTGGCCGGCGCTGACGCCCGAGCGCCTGCTGGGCGAGCTGTTCGCGTCGCCGTCGCTGCTGGCCTCGGCCGGCGCCGACCTGACGGCGGCCGAGCGGGCGCTGCTGGCGCGCGAGCCCGACCTGCCGTGGACGACGTCCGACGTGCCGCTGCTGGACGAGGCCGCGGAGCTGCTCGGCGAACTGGACGACCCCGACGAGGCGGCCCGGCTGGCCCGGCAGCGCGAGGAGGCCGAGATCCAGTACGCCCGCGAGCTGCTGGACGAGCTGGAGCTGGAGATCCCGGTCGACCCGTCGCTGGTGGCGCAGCGGTACCGAGGGGCCGAGACCCGGCGCAGCGTCGCCGAACGGGCCGGGCTCGACCGCACGTGGGCGTTCGGGCACGTCATCGTCGACGAGGCGCAGGAGCTGTCGCCCATGGCGTGGCGCATGGTCATGCGCCGGGCGCCGGGCCGCTCGATGACCGTCGTCGGCGACATCGCGCAGACGGGGGCCGCGGCGGGCGCGCGGTCGTGGGCCGACGTGCTCGAGCCGCACGTGCCGGGCCGGTGGCGGCAGGAGACCCTGAGCGTCAACTACCGCACGCCGAGCGAGGTCATGGACCTCGCGGCCCGCGTGCTGCACACCATCGACCCCGCGCTCGAGCCACCCGCGTCGGTGCGCTCGACCGGCGAGCAGCCGCGCACGGTGCCGGTCTGGTCGTCGCTGGACCTCGTCGAGTCGCTGGTCACCGAAGTGTCGGCCGAGCTGGCCGCCGTCGGCTCCGGGCGACTGGCGGTGCTGGCGCCGGCGGCGCTGCTCGACGACGTGCACGGCGGGCTGGCCGCGGCGCTGCCGGTGCCGGTCTCGCGGGCGTCGACGGCCGACGCGCTGGACGCGCCGGTGGCGGTGCTGACGGCCGGCCAGGCCAAGGGCCTCGAGTTCGACACCGTCGTGGTGGTCGAACCGGCCGAACTACTGGCCGAGTCCGTCCGCGGCGCCACCGACCTCTACGTCGCCGTCACCCGGCCCACCCAGCGCCTGGTGCTGCTGCACGCCGAGCCGCTGCCGCCGATGCTCGCCTGA